The following coding sequences are from one Diadema setosum chromosome 9, eeDiaSeto1, whole genome shotgun sequence window:
- the LOC140233295 gene encoding serine/threonine-protein kinase 4-like: MRAPSPRGAAASSSCSSYVWTISDLKTFDPSRGSIVLGKGSYGTVYLCRHRVTNQPIAVKTFTMPSCVQQMTKKVAEIQEEAALLDLFGREECFPTYLGCLEIGTGCVGLAMEFIGDAMTGETVTLHEAIRGAVPAITRSNWLRLALDICRGLELIHQRGYLMNDLKEDNVLLDKSSSGRWRARVIDLGMVSRQSSSSPYYFSSEEKARYLRGELYQHIAPEVAIQDQATDVLSDVYQVGRLMNMMGRAAGDGRLTLIGALCRNVCRASRPAVRDVVHELERMI, translated from the exons ATGAGAGCTCCAAGCCCTCGTGGTGCTGCTGCATCGTCATCCTGCAGCTCTTACGTGTGGACCATCTCGGACCTGAAGACCTTCGACCCCTCCAGAGGATCCATCGTCCTGGGTAAGGGGTCATACGGCACTGTGTACCTTTGCCGTCATCGAGTCACCAACCAACCGATTGCCGTGAAGACGTTCACGATGCCCTCCTGCGTCCAGCAGATGACCAAGAAG GTAGCTGAGATCCAAGAGGAGGCAGCCCTGCTGGACTTGTTTGGCAGGGAGGAGTGCTTCCCAACGTATCTTGGATGTCTTGAGATCGGCACCGGTTGTGTCGGCCTTGCGATGGAGTTCATCG GTGACGCGATGACGGGAGAGACCGTAACTCTCCACGAAGCCATCCGGGGCGCGGTCCCTGCCATCACCCGCTCCAACTGGCTCCGTCTGGCCTTGGATATCTGCCGAGGTCTTGAGCTCATTCATCAGAGAGGATATCTGATGAATGACTTAAAAGAGGACAATGTCTTGTTAGACAAGTCCTCTTCAG GTCGTTGGCGGGCCAGAGTCATCGATCTAGGCATGGTCTCCCGTCAGTCGTCTTCCTCCCCTTACTATTTCTCCTCCGAGGAAAAGGCACGATACCTTCGAGGGGAGTTATATCAGCATATCGCCCCTGAGGTCGCCATTCAAGACCAAGCGACAGACGTCCTCAGCGATGTCTATCAGGTGGGTCGCCTGATGAACATGATGGGGCGAGCTGCAGGCGACGGGAGATTGACGCTCATCGGTGCGCTCTGCCGAAATGTCTGCCGAGCTTCTCGGCCCGCTGTGAGAGATGTCGTCCACGAGCTGGAAAGGATGATATAG
- the LOC140233294 gene encoding uncharacterized protein, which produces MASHSLQQMAHAQEKFRLAEIRVSREEERARQAEDRAYRAKERARIAEERATAMEESLRVAEERARRAEEKATIAKGREKQAEERARQVEEEATIAKGKQAKERARQAEEKATIAKGREKQAEERARRAEEEATIAKGREKHAEEKARMLKNKYLDAASEIQVLKMELALAKRKKDATGSRLQDRQGVVTASFSGVSPSPSLPGCTPNQAAASAPPNTPSRPTSHGSVGIAGHPAPSTSPVSNSPFLV; this is translated from the exons ATGGCGAGCCACTCCCTCCAGCAGATGGCTCACGCCCAGGAGAAGTTTCGGCTTGCCGAGATTCGAGTAAGCCGGGAAGAAGAAAGGGCACGACAGGCAGAAGATCGTGCTTATCGTGCCAAGGAGCGAGCAAGGATTGCCGAGGAGCGGGCAACAGCTATGGAGGAGAGCTTGAGAGTTGCCGAGGAGCGAGCGAGACGAGCTGAAGAGAAGGCTACCATCgctaaagggagagagaagcagGCCGAGGAGCGAGCGAGACAGGTTGAAGAGGAGGCTACCATCGCCAAAGGGAAGCAGGCCAAGGAGCGAGCGAGACAAGCTGAAGAGAAGGCTACCATCgctaaagggagagagaagcagGCCGAGGAGCGAGCGAGGCGAGCTGAAGAGGAGGCTACCATCgctaaagggagagagaagcaCGCCGAGGAGAAGGCAAGGATGTTGAAGAACAAATATCTTGACGCGGCATCAGAGATTCAGGTCTTGAAGATGGAGCTGGCTTTGGCCAAACGTAAGAAAGATGCTACAGGGAGCCGTCTTCAG GATCGTCAGGGTGTCGTCACTGCCTCCTTCTCGGGTGTTTCTCCCTCTCCTAGTCTGCCTGGATG TACACCAAATCAGGCCGCAGCCTCGGCACCTCCCAACACCCCTTCACGCCCAACCTCACACGGTTCAGTCGGTATCGCTGGTCATCCAGCACCGAGCACCTCTCCTGTCTCAAACTCCCCATTCCTTGTGTAA